The following are encoded together in the Bradyrhizobium algeriense genome:
- a CDS encoding CoA pyrophosphatase has product MEAAPISSAEFFTRSQARLSFDVPPGLVDPDIVPKTGDAGNDRMLEIVAREQPVRPAAVLIPVVDHREPTVLLTQRSPHLSSHAGQISFPGGKIDATDASPLDAALREAEEEVGLKRDFIEPIGYLDLYGTAFGFRILPTVARVKPGFKLTINEGEVIDAFEVPLAFLMNPENHQIHSKEFRGMERSYYAMPFAERYIWGATAGILRVLYERIYLA; this is encoded by the coding sequence GCTCGGTTGAGCTTCGACGTGCCGCCCGGCCTGGTCGATCCCGATATCGTTCCGAAAACCGGCGACGCGGGCAACGACCGCATGCTCGAGATCGTGGCGCGCGAGCAGCCGGTACGGCCGGCGGCGGTGCTGATCCCGGTGGTCGATCACCGCGAGCCGACCGTGTTGCTGACGCAGCGCTCGCCGCATCTGTCCAGCCACGCCGGCCAGATTTCCTTTCCCGGCGGCAAGATCGACGCCACCGATGCTTCCCCGCTCGACGCCGCACTTCGCGAGGCGGAGGAGGAAGTCGGCCTCAAGCGCGACTTCATCGAGCCGATCGGCTATCTCGACCTCTATGGAACCGCGTTCGGGTTTCGCATCCTGCCGACAGTAGCGCGGGTGAAGCCCGGCTTCAAGCTGACGATCAACGAAGGCGAGGTGATTGACGCCTTCGAGGTGCCGCTGGCGTTCCTGATGAATCCCGAGAACCATCAGATCCATTCCAAGGAATTCCGCGGCATGGAGCGCTCCTATTACGCCATGCCGTTCGCCGAGCGTTACATCTGGGGCGCGACCGCAGGAATTCTGCGCGTGCTATATGAGCGGATTTATCTCGCATGA